Genomic window (bacterium):
GGTCGCGATCGCCCGGGCCAGCGCGCGCACCTTGTCCAGGGATTCCCGCCATTCGGCGCCCGGTTCGCTGTCGGCGGTGACGGCGCCGCCGGTCCCGTAGGTGGCGCGGCCGTCCCTGGCGACGATGGTGCGGATCACGACGTTCAGGTCCAGCGCGCCGCTGGACTCCAGCCAGCCGATCGCGCCCGCGTAGATCCCCCGCGCGTGGCGCTCCAGCTCGTCGATCACTTTCATGGCCTCGATCTTGGGCGCGCCGGTCATCGAGCCGCCGGGGAAGCAGGCCCGCACCGCGTCGATGCCGTCCAGTCCCGCGCGCAGCCGGCCGCGGACGGTGGACACGAGCTGCCAGACGTTGGCGTAGCCCTCCACCTCGCACAGGCCGGTCACGTGCACGCTTCCGGTCTCGCAGACGCGGCCCAGATCGTTGCGCGCCAGATCGACGATCATCACGTTCTCGGCGCGGTCCTTCGCCGAGGCCGTGAGCTCGTCGCGCAGACGCGCGTCCTCGGCCGGGCCGGCGCCGCGGGGACGGGTGCCCTTGATGGGACGCGTCTCGAGCATGCCCCGCTCGTCGAGGCGCAGGAAGCGCTCGGGCGACGAACAGATGACCGTCGCGTCCCGGTGGGACAGGAAACCGGCGAAGGGCGCCGGGTTGTCGCGGCGCAGGACGGCGTAGAGGGTCCAGGGATCGGCCGCAAGCGCCTGTTCGAACCTGTGGGTCAGGCAGCACTCGAAGACGCGTCCGTCGCGGATGTCGCGCCGGATCGCGCGGACCTGCCCGCGGTACGCGTCCTCGCTCACGGCCGGGACGGGCAGGACGTCGCCCGGGGGAGCGGCGAGCCCGGCCGCCGGATCCGGACCGGGAGACCAGGCGTCCAGTCGCGCGCGGACGGCCCCGGCTAGCCG
Coding sequences:
- the pabB gene encoding aminodeoxychorismate synthase component I codes for the protein RLAGAVRARLDAWSPGPDPAAGLAAPPGDVLPVPAVSEDAYRGQVRAIRRDIRDGRVFECCLTHRFEQALAADPWTLYAVLRRDNPAPFAGFLSHRDATVICSSPERFLRLDERGMLETRPIKGTRPRGAGPAEDARLRDELTASAKDRAENVMIVDLARNDLGRVCETGSVHVTGLCEVEGYANVWQLVSTVRGRLRAGLDGIDAVRACFPGGSMTGAPKIEAMKVIDELERHARGIYAGAIGWLESSGALDLNVVIRTIVARDGRATYGTGGAVTADSEPGAEWRESLDKVRALARAIATVSGNPP